A DNA window from Zonotrichia albicollis isolate bZonAlb1 chromosome 2, bZonAlb1.hap1, whole genome shotgun sequence contains the following coding sequences:
- the LOC141726335 gene encoding uncharacterized protein LOC141726335 — MLCSGCCGSVGRSAARRSGSGAGAAWSPRCSGGKSRSGMAARTVAGSAPPAAASAGLGSRRSRMIEVRIGPGPDRHRYSAAARPAGRPLADTAPPLSPAETPIPARQHRGHRAPQYRDTALPCESHSARIPLLRVSILGGSSPNDQDWGCCSRCGCTWCGPGGGQKPPKGWQPSRPRDLQEELCLQRAEHTSRCGHRDSAGTDTAKALPAAPQPGAALKRHTEMPQPGQTPPTAQKDPKEQLALPGMEAQTVCRGAQTAVPVSDLPELPHSSQVLNPKQYTLEMPQNQMFNWDEVWNFPGNQLEVQK; from the exons ATGCTTTGCTCGGGATGCTGCGGGAGCGTCGGTCGGAGCGCTGCGAGGAGATCCGGATCGGGGGCTGGTGCTGCGTGGAGCCCGAGGTGCTCAG gtggaaagagccGCTCCGGCATGGCTGCTCGGACCGTGGCCGGTAGTGCTCCTCCGGCTGCGGCCAGTGCGGGACTGGGGTCCCGCCGGAGCCGGATGATCGAGGTGAGAATAGGACCAGGACCAGACCGGCATCGCTACAG CGCCGCCGCCCGTCCTGCGGGGCGCCCCCTGGCGGACACGGCGCCGCCCCTCAGCCCTGCGGAGACACCGATCCCGGCCCGGCAGCACCGCGGCCACCGCGCTCCCCAGTACCGGGACACCGCGCTCCCCTGTGAGAGCCACAGCGCCCGCATCCCCCTGCTCCGTGTCAGCATCCTCGGGGGATCCTCGCCGAACGACCAggactggggctgctgctcccgctGCGGCTGTACCTGGTGTGGGCCTGGAGGAGGCCAGAAGCCCCCGAAGGGCTGGCAGCCCTCGCGTCCTAGGgatctgcaggaggagctgtgcctgcagcgtGCCGAACACACATCTCGGTGTGGGCACCGGGACAGCGCTGGCACAGACACGGCTAAAGCGCTGCCTGCGGCCCctcagccaggggctgctctgaagAGGCACACGGAGATGCCTCAGCCCGGACAGACACCACCGACAGCCCAGAAGGACCCCAAGGAGCAGCTGGCATTACCTGGAATGGAGGCACAGACCGTTTGCAGAGGGGCTCAGACAGCAGTTCCTGTTTCCGACCTCCCAGAGCTCCCGCACAGCTCCCAG GTATTGAATCCCAAGCAGTATACTTTGGAGATGCCTCAAAATCAGATGTTCAACTGGGATGAAGTTTGGAACTTCCCAGGGAACCAGCTGGAAGTGCAGAAGTGA